From the Candidatus Zixiibacteriota bacterium genome, the window AGATTGGCTCTTGTGGTGAGGGCAGTCGCACTGAAGAAGGCGGGGAGACTCCAGCACGACTCTGCCGCCCAGAGTCTCTCTCGCCACGAGGCCGATGTCGATCCCGGTGACGAGTCGATAATACTCCTTGGCGTTGTTCGATTGCTCCGATGCCATTTCAGCTCCGCCTCCAATGATTTACACGCTGATTGATACTTACCGGCCAGAAACGCTTTCTGACGGTCACTGGATATTGGGTTGTGTTTTGTGCTCAGAAATGTTATTATCTGACTCGTAGTGATCACGAGCGGCGATAGAGATGGTGAAACATGACTGCATGGTTGACTCTTGAAGAAGCAGCGAAGCATCTGAAAATCGGCAAGTCCACGATTTATCGTCTGGCTCGTGAGGGCGATCTGCCCGCCCACCGGATGGGCCGCGTGTGGCGGTTCGACGCCGAAGAACTGGACGAATGGCTCAAATCTGG encodes:
- a CDS encoding helix-turn-helix domain-containing protein, which codes for MTAWLTLEEAAKHLKIGKSTIYRLAREGDLPAHRMGRVWRFDAEELDEWLKSGRLASTRDNNA